A single window of Crassostrea angulata isolate pt1a10 chromosome 8, ASM2561291v2, whole genome shotgun sequence DNA harbors:
- the LOC128159090 gene encoding uncharacterized protein LOC128159090 codes for MSTMGDTEFDATPVYSCCVDARTPGLHGYINRISNREIFERQPSYPRTVDEEQVEPDDLFHIVFVYAKVDYDTFMDFLGWFNEILKTVENSQSVKIATQDSEHFPCPYDDNVHDISERAMFILPFLTKSFCTDEVLKFFTSEAIGKTRLDQTCPKGALGKKIKQQKKYAVRPIHTADPRSGTYRTPTGLTMMKGVEYYSKDKHARYVKDQVIRVVKEAIKKYEERKRVMVNVPTTSENEMENMLSAMKNVDLNPVTTEHDTSLEVDSGPSRQHNITTCEMAIGQKAGNLNDELKKLDALLMKSKYIDLRVEDVPGDGDCLYHSFIRNNHIHGLPDGPKKLRRQLVEYLESNPNTPDGVSYKDFLCLPLDQDHGIIEPEDMAIERVENVENRKELRWQRFLKKVHEGEWGGNLEILGLSQMYDVPVTVLSVMGSRLDEVKFNHTHKTTRNPVIYIGHLRLNGIGAHFVALRPCEEKAVQQPANFQHGEPLRKTDGNSFLYLEGQIIYKGEHSERIGCIKVTLHGKESHGTGFRVGSKYFMTAFHVMEDVLILFWEEVYRRLTEEVQGQMEWTKDKKPVDGAWKLSKLLPFVDPIKRNELMEIGKQTITNLVQIKFGFVRDNEYSSLAKCSYEVAFASPSHDVVILELIEDTNLPNPFHLKTINAAATNLHVIGHPGGKKLEHDPSCKIIKDQKELENLVKEGISFFTSRGYREDQVKEDYKPCVLSPDRLFFHCSKSITHGASGSPLIVIINEKEAQVIGMLLRGHPKFYYNYDKRNGDRPDLLVESGISMEKVRSLLVHHFLLDLAADIFPEQF; via the exons ATgtccacaatgggggatacagaATTTGATGCTACACCTGTATATAGTTGTTGTGTAGATGCCAGAACACCAGGACTTCATGGGTATATCAACAGAATAAGTAATCGAGAAATTTTCGAACGTCAACCCAGCTATCCCAGGACAGTGGACGAAGAACAAGTGGAGCCTGATGATCTGTtccatattgtttttgtttatgccAAGGTTGATTACGACACTTTCATGGATTTTTTAGGTTggtttaatgaaattttaaaaactgtagaaAATAGCCAATCTGTCAAGATAGCAACTCAGGATAGCGAGCATTTCCCATGTCCATATGATGACAATGTCCATGACATTTCTGAAAGAGCGATGTTTATCTTGCCATTTCTCACGAAATCCTTCTGTACTGATGAAGTGCTAAAATTCTTCACCAGTGAAGCAATTGGAAAGACAAGGTTAGATCAAACTTGTCCCAAAGGAGCgctgggaaaaaaaataaaacagcagAAGAAGTACGCTGTGAGACCTATCCACACTGCAGACCCCCGTAGTGGTACATATCGTACCCCAACTGGCCTTACTATGATGAAAGGGGTGGAATATTACAGCAAAGATAAGCATGCCCGATATGTTAAAGACCAAGTAATTAGAGTAGTCAAAGAAGCCATCAAAAAGTatgaagagagaaaaagagTGATGGTAAATGTACCCACAACCTCAgaaaatgaaatggaaaatatgtTGTCAGCCATGAAAAATGTTGATCTAAACCCAGTAACCACTGAACATGATACATCACTGGAGGTTGATAGTGGACCCAGCAGGCAACACAACATCACAACCTGTGAAATGGCAATAGGCCAG AAAGCAGGCAATCTTAATGATGAGTTGAAAAAGTTGGATGCATTACtgatgaaatcaaaatatattgaccTCAGAGTGGAGGATGTACCTGGTGACGGAGACTGTCTATATCACTCTTTCATTCGGAACAATCATATCCATGGGCTTCCAGACGGTCCTAAAAAACTCAGAAGGCAGCTTGTAGAATATCTAGAATCCAATCCGAACACTCCAGATGGGGTGTCATACAAGGATTTTTTGTGCCTGCCACTTGATCAAGATCACGGTATCATTGAGCCAGAGGACATGGCCATTGAAAGGGTTGAAAATGTGGAAAATCGAAAGGAGCTTAGATGGCAGAGATTTCTGAAGAAGGTCCATGAGGGTGAGTGGGGAGGGAATTTGGAGATCCTGGGCCTCTCCCAGATGTATGATGTTCCTGTCACAGTGTTATCAGTAATGGGATCCCGACTCGATGAAGTCAAGTTCAATCACACTCACAAAACCACTAGGAATCCGGTCATTTATATTGGACACTTGAGGTTGAATGGAATAGGAGCACACTTTGTGGCATTAAGACCTTGTGAAGAGAAAGCAGTTCAGCAGCCAG caaattttCAGCATGGTGAGCCACTTAGGAAAACTGACGGTAACAGCTTCCTGTACCTAGAAGGGCAGATAATATATAAAGGAGAACACTCGGAGCGGATTGGCTGTATCAAGGTAACCCTTCATGGCAAGGAGAGCCATGGTACGGGATTCCGAGTGGGCAGCAAGTACTTCATGACAGCCTTCCATGTAATGGAGGATGTTTTAA TTCTGTTTTGGGAAGAAGTATACAGGAGATTGACAGAGGAAGTACAAGGACAGATGGAATGGACAAAGGACAAAAAACCAGTTGATGGAGCATGGAAATTGTCCAAACTCTTGCCATTTGTGGACCCCATCAAAAGGA ATGAATTGATGGAGATAGGTAAACAAACCATCACAAACTTGGTTCAAATCAAATTTGGATTTGTGAGAGACAATGAGTACAGTTCTCTTGCTAAGTGTTCATATGAAGTAGCATTTGCCTCTCCATCTCACGATGTTGTCATTCTGGAGCTGATAGAAGATACAAACTTACCGAATCCATTTCACCTAAAAACCATTAACGCAGCAGCCACAAATCTTCATGTGATTGGTCATCCTGGTGGTAAAAAACTAGAGCATGACCCATCATGCAAAATCATTAAGGACCAGAAAGAGTTAGAAAATCTAGTGAAAGAGGGCATATCATTCTTTACCAGTCGAGGTTACAGAGAGGACCAAGTTAAGGAAGATTACAAGCCTTGTGTTCTGTCTCCAGACCGCCTCTTCTTCCATTGTTCCAAGAGCATAACTCATGGCGCCTCTGGTTCACCACTCATTGTCATCATCAATGAAAAAGAGGCTCAAGTGATTGGGATGTTGCTTAGGGGACACCCCAAATTCTACTACAACTATGACAAACGAAACGGCGATCGTCCCGATCTGCTTGTAGAGTCAGGAATCTCCATGGAAAAAGTTCGTTCCCTGCTTGTTCATCACTTTTTACTTGATTTAGCCGCAGATATATTCCCAGAGCAGTTCTAG